The Ornithinibacillus sp. 4-3 region CTTGCTGCAGATCGTTTAACATATCGCATGTACGCTATTATTGATGAGGACTTTTCACGTGGAGCGAAAGAGAAAAAGCATGTGGATGATGTAGAAGGAACAGCGGAAGCACTAGCACCAATCTTAGAAACGGATGAAGCATTTTTAATTGAACAAATCGAAAATGGTAAAGAAAAAGGCAGCTTCCAAGTAGAATTTGGAAAAGTTGGTAGAGAGCTATCGCAAAAAACAAAGGTAGCGATTGAAGAATTGAAATTACCAGGAATTCAATTTGATGAAGAGCCTGTTCGTTATTATCCAAACGGTGTGTTTGCATCACATATTATTGGTTTTGCTCAAAAAAATAATGAAACGGAAGAATTGCATGGCGTAACTGGAATAGAAAAGGATTTAGATGAATTACTAAGTGGGAAAAATGGTGAGGTTAGCTATCAACGAGATTTATATAATAAAAAGCTTCTCGATCCAGATGAAGTAGTTCAAAAGCCTTTAGATGGCCATGATGTATATTTGACTATTGAGCAAAAAATCCAAACATTATTAGACGATGCAATGACAGAGGTTGAAAGTACTTATGAACCTGAGCGAATTACTGCAGTTGTAATGAATGCAAAAACTGGTGAAATTGTGGCAATGAGTAACCGTCCTAGTTACGATCCCAATTATCCAGCAGATGTAGAAAATTGGTATAACGATGTAATATCAAGCCCATTTGAACCAGGTTCTACCGTGAAAATGTTTACTTGGGCTGCGGCAATTGATGCAGGAGTTTATGAAGGTAGTGAGCTTTTTAAATCAGGAAGGTATCAAATAAACCAACGTATCGAACCTATTGGTGACCATAACCAAGGAGAAGGCTGGGGAACAATTAGCTATGATGAAGGCTTCGCACGCTCATCAAATGTTGCTGCTTCCAAGCTCGTATGGGAAGAGCTAGGTCCAGAGAAATTTTTAGAGTATTTAGAGGCATTTGATTTTGATAAGAAAACATCTATTGATTTACCTGGTGAAATTCCTGGAAGAATTCTCTATAATTGGCCATTGGAAAAAATAACAACTTCGTTTGGACAAGGAAGTACAATGACTCCTATTCAGCAAATAAAAGCAGCATCAGCTTTTGCTAATGGTGGGAAAATGTTACAACCATATGTAATCGACAAAATCGTTGATCCAAACACAGGAGAAATTATTGAGGAAAAGGAACCAAAAGTAGTTGGTGAACCGATTTCAGAACAAACAGCAGCAGAGGTTATTGATTTGTTAGATCTAGTTGTAAATTCTGAAGAAGGTACTGGGCAAATGTACCAACTTGATTCTTATTCGGCGATTGGTAAAACTGGAACAGCAGAAATTCCAGATCCAAAAGGAGAAACTGCTTATTTAACAGGGAAAAATAACTATGTTTTTTCTTTCTTAGGAATGGCACCTAAGGATGATCCAGAATTAATCATGCATATCTCAGTGAAGCAGCCAAAATTAGATGATGGTGAATCGGGATCTGCTCCAGTTTCTTATATTTTTAGAAATGTAATGGAGAATGGTCTGCACTATTTAAATATTGAACCAGATCAAGAGGAAAACCAGGAAGCACAAGTTGTAAAATTACCTAATTTAATTAATGAAAATGTAGAACAGGTTTATCAATTACTAACAGAACAAGGTTTACGAGTTTCCATTGTTGGTAAAGGAGAGAGAATACAGGAAGCAAGTGCTAGACAAGGCACAGAACTGCTTATCAATGATCGACTTATCCTGATAACAGAGGAACCGACAATGCCAGATGTAACTGGCTGGTCGTACCGTGAAATTTTACTATTTGCTGAAATGCTTGATATGAAATTAGAAACTATCGGAAATGGTTATGTAGTGAAGCAAAGTGTGGAAGAAGGAATGGAGTTAAAAGAGAATGATTATTTAGCTGTAGAGCTTCTTCCGCCTACAGAAAAACCAAAGCCAGAAGAAGAGAAGAAAGAAGAAAGACAGGAATAAACACATGTAGGAATGCTAGAAAGACAGTGTTCTATTCGACTTTGTAAGCTCATATAGTTGAACAAGCCTTTTATACTTAAAGGAGATGAATTATGAAATTTGTTTCAACGATGATGACGAAAAAGCGAATAGTTACTGTTTTTCTTTTTGGAATTTTACTATTTATTGTGATTGCTCTACGTCTAGCTTATGTACAATTGGTAATGACAGACAGATTGACATCAGAGGCGAATGACTTATGGAGTAGAGATATTTCGTTTGCTGCTAATCGTGGAGATATATTAGATGCACAAGGAAAACCAATAGCGGATAGTACTGCTGCGCTTTCTGTAATGGTAGTTCCTAGTCAAATTGAGGACAAAGAGACAGTCGCACAGGCCTTTATGGATATTTTGAATATGGATTATAAGCAGGCAATTGAATTTATCACAAAGAGGGAATCGATTGTCCGTGTTCAACCACATGGCAGAAAAATATCTACAGAACAGGAAGAAGAATTAAAGAAATTAGATCTTAAAGGAGTTTATCTCGCAAAAGATTCTAAACGCCATTATCCTTATGATAATTATTTATCACATGTATTAGGTTTTACGGGTATTGATAATCAAGGTTTAATGGGGCTAGAGCTTTTTTATGATGAAAAGTTAAGTGGAAAAGAAGGGAAGCTCTCGTATTTTTCAGATGCAAAGGGAAGAAGACTAGAGGAATCAGCAGATTTTTATATGGCAGCAGAAGATGGTTTGCATTTACGCACAACCATTGATTTACGTATTCAAACAATTTTAGAGCGTGAACTAGATATCGCTGAATCAAAGTATAGTCCTGATGGTGCAATTGCGATTGCTTTGAATCCAAATACAGGAGGAATACTGGGGATGAGTTCACGACCTAATTTCCACCCGAATGATTATCAAAAGGTGGACAGTGAGGTATTTAACCGTAACTTGCCAATTTGGAGCACGTTTGAGCCTGGCTCTACTTTTAAGATTATTACACTTGCAGCTGCTTTAGAAGAGCAAGTAGTAGATTTAGAAAATGATAGATATTTTGATACTGGCAGTATTGACGTTGGTGGAACGAAGTTAAGATGCTGGAAGCCAGGTGGACATGGCGATCAATCATTTTTAGAAGTAGTACAGAACTCTTGTAACCCAGGATTTGTTCATTTAGGACAATTGTTAGGCAAGCAGAAACTATTCTCCTATATTGAAAAATTTGGCTTTGGATCTAAGACAGGAATTGATTTATTCGGTGAAGGTACAGGAATTTTATTTAATTTAGAAAATGTGGGTCCGGTAGAGCTTGGTACAACATCTTTTGGTCAAGGTGTATCTGTGACACCTATTCAACAAGTTATGGCAGTAGCGGCAGCCATTAATGGCGGATATTTATACGAACCTTATATTGCTGAAGCTTGGATTGATCCAGAAACGGGTAAAGCAGTAGAGAAAATGGAACCGAAATTAAAAGAAAAAGTTATTTCAGATTCAACCTCTGAAGAGATACGTCATGCATTAGAAACCGTTGTTGCAGAAGGAACTGGTCGACCAGCTTATGTGGACGATTATCGCATTGGAGGAAAAACAGGAACAGCGCAAAAGGTTGGCCCTGATGGACGTTATTTACAAAATAATTATATTGTTTCATTTATCGGAGCTGCTCCCATAGAAAAACCAGAAATTGTTGTCTATGTAGCAATTGATAACCCTAAAAATGTTGTGCAATTTGGTGGAGTTGTTGCCGCACCAATTGTTGGAACAATTATTGAAGATAGTTTACGCGCTTTAGATGTCCCACGAAGCAAAGATGGTGTTCCTAAAAAATATGCATGGCCAGAACAACCAACAATAGAAGTACCTGATTTGATTGGGATGCAGACAAGTGAATTACTTTCCTTTATGGATGATTTAACGGTTGAAACGAGCGGTGAAGGTGATTACATTATTGCTCAGGAACCGAAAGCAGGAATAAAGGTAGAGGAAGGATCTACTATTCGAGTATTTTTAGATGAAAAGGCTCGTTGATTCATGCGTATCTTTGATATAATATTATGGAAGATGTAATTGGTTAGTTATTTTATTTCGCATGAAGTTAGGTAAAAGTAATAAAACATGCATCGCTATCCTAAGGACCTTGGAAGGCGGTGCATGTTAACCAATTTTTTAAATAGGATTCATACACGAGATATAAAGGGTATTGAAGAATATGTTATAAGATAAACAAAATCAATACAAATATAATTGATACAGCAAAGGTAGGTTAAATGTAAAATGAAATTAGATAAATTATTGGAAATACTACCATTCTTTTCCGCAAAAAATCCAATAGAAGATATAGAAATTAACAATGTTGAAATGGATCACCGTAATATCAAAAAAGGGGATCTTTTTGTTTGCATAAAAGGGTTTACAGTTGATGGACATGATTTTATCGAGCCAGCCATTGAAAATGGGGCAAGAGCTATCATTGCTGAAAAAGAAGTAAACACTTCTGTACCAGTAATTGTTGTGTCTGATACAACTAGAGCATTATCTCTTCTAGCAAATCAATTTTATGATTATCCAACAAATAAGCTCCAATTAGTTGGAATCACCGGAACAAATGGTAAAACAACAATTACTTATTTATTAGAGGCAATATTGAATAAGGCCAACCAAAAAACAGGTGTAATCGGCACAATTCAAACCAAAATTGGAACAGATACATATCCAGTAAAAAACACAACTCCTGATTCGCTACAACTGCAAAAGACATTTTATCAAATGGTGCAGGCAAATGTAGATACAGCTATTATGGAGGTTTCTTCTCATGCACTTGATTTGGGAAGAGTATATGGTTGTGATTATGATATCGCTATTTTTACAAATTTATCTCAGGATCATTTGGATTATCATGAGGATATGAAGGATTATTTACGAGCAAAAAGCATGTTGTTTGCACAGCTGGGTAATGGATATGACAAAGCTAAGAAAAAGTTTGCCATCGTTAATGAAGATGACGTACATAGTGCCATTTTAAAGAAAAGTACTGCACAGCCTGTCTTAACTTATGGCTGTAAAAATACTGCGGATATCATGGCAAAAAATATTTCACTGGAAATTACACACACTACTTTTACCCTAGAAACTCCGGTGGGAACAGTGGAAATAAAAACTCCACTTATTGGAATGTTTAATGTGTATAATATGTTAGCAGCAATAGCAGCATCACTTGCTATGAATATTCCATTAGAGACGATTAAAGCAGCATTAGAAAATATTCCTGGTGTAGATGGTCGCTTTGAGCAAGTAAAGGCTGGTCAAGACTATGCAGTCATTGTTGATTATGCACATACACCTGATTCTTTAGAGAATGTACTACAAACAATTACAGAGTTTGTTAAGGGTAAAATTTATGTTGTTGTTGGCTGTGGTGGCGATCGTGATCGTACGAAGCGCCCATTAATGGCTAATATTGCTGTTCAATACGCAGACAAAGCATTGCTTACTTCAGATAATCCGAGAACAGAAGATCCAGAAAGCATTTTAGAAGATATGGTTGCTGGAATCAAAAAAGATAATTATGAAGTAATTGTTCAGCGAAAAGAAGCTATAGCAAGAGCAGTTGAAATTGCATCTGAAGGTGATATTATACTGATTGCTGGTAAAGGTCATGAGACATATCAAGAAATTAATAATGTACGATATGACTTTGACGATCGTATCGTTGCGCATGAAGCCATACGAGCTAAGGAGAATTAAAACATGTTATTAACAACAAAATGGATTGAAAAACATTTACCAAATGAAAAGGGTAATCTTTTCGAGGAAATCATGATTGAGCATGTTACAACAGATAGTCGCTTACAACAGCCGAATGCATTATTTGTTCCCATTGTTGGCGATTTATTTGATGGGCATGACTTCTTAGAGCAGGCAATCGATAATGGAGCTGTTGCTACGCTGTGGAAGAAAGATAAAGAGCTACCAAGCTTTGTTGCAAGGGATTTTCCTGTTTTCTACGTTACAGATACGTTAGAGGGATTACAGTATCTTTCTCATATGTATCGTAAAGAAATAAATCCGATTGTTATTGGGATTACAGGATCAAATGGAAAAACGACGACAAAAGATATTGTTGCTGCTGTTTGTAAGAAGAAATATAAGACACATTATACAGCTGGGAATTTCAATAATCATATCGGTATGCCGTTAACCATATTAAGTATGCCTGAGGATACAGAAGTACTCGTGTTAGAAATGGGTATGAATCATTTTAAAGAGCTTGAATTATTATCTAATCTTGCTGAGCCAGATTATGCAATTATTACTAATATTGGGGAATCACATATAGAATTTTTAGGTTCACGTGATGGTATTACCCAAGCTAAATTAGAAATAATTAGTGGCCTTGCAGAAGAAGGAAAGTTAATTATCGATGGTGATGAGCCATTGCTCCATATACATAATACGTTTAGACGAACATTAACTTGTGGTTTTCAAGTAGAAAATGATGTGGTTATTAGCAATGTTCATGTATCACAAAAGAATACGACATTTGAGCTTTCTGATCAGCAAACTTATGAGATACCTTTAATTGGTAAGCATCATGCTCAAAATGCGTCTTTTGCAGTTTGTCTAGGGAAGTTATTGCAAATTCCTGTCGATCAAATAAAAGAAGGTTTAATGAGTTTAGAATTAACAGCAATGCGTTTCGAATTTTTAACTGGCAAAAATGATGCGGTTATTATTAATGATGCTTACAATGCTTCACCAACATCGCTGAAGGCTTCCATTGAGATTGTTAAACATTTAGACGGTTTCAAAGAGAAGATTTTAGTGCTAGGGGATATTTATGAACTTGGTGATCGTTCAGAAGAAATGCATCGCTCAATTGTTCCTGTGATAGACGAAAAAATTACTGCTGTGTTAACATATGGGAATGATTCTATTTATATTCATAATGCCATCTTAGAACAAAATAAACCTGTAGCATGTATGCATTTTACAGAAAAAGATGCTTTGTTAAATCATTTGGAGCGCTATTTAGTAAAGGATAATTTAATTTTATTTAAAGCATCCAGAGGTTTGGCATTCGAGCATTTGGTAAAAGACGTCTTAGCAAAATAGGGAATTATAAAGAAAAGCGAAAGTTGCGCCCTTACAGGTTAAAAACGTGACGTCACGAGCACAACGTCCTGCTCTATGGAATATGACGGTTATTGCAACAAGGAGGAAGTAAATTGGAGCTATATATGTTAATTATAACAATTTTGATTGCATTTTTAATTACCGTCCTTATATCACCGATTGCTATTCCCTTTCTTAGAAGATTAAAGTTTGGACAGAGCATTCGAGAAGAAGGACCAGAATCACATCAGAAAAAATCAGGTACTCCAACTATGGGAGGTATCATGATTGTTTTAAGTATTGTCATCACTTCCATCATTGTAGCGTTTAAATTTAGTCCATTTGGCTTTGGTCATGAGATGGGTCTACTTCTATTCGTTATTATTGGTTATGGTTTAATTGGTTTTATTGATGATTTTATTATTGTAGCATTTAAAAGAAATTTAGGTCTTACATCTAAGCAGAAAATGTTTGGGCAATTATTGATCGCATTTATCTTTTATCTATTATTAAGATATTACGAAGTGCCAACTTATATTCAAATTCCTGGAACTGATATTCAATGGGATCTTGGATGGGGTTATGCAATACTTGTTGTATTTATGCTGGTAGGGGCATCTAATGCGGTGAATCTTACGGATGGATTAGATGGTTTATTATCAGGTACGGCGGTTATTGCTTTTGGAGCTTTCGGAGTTTTAGCTTGGTATGGAATTCCACAAAATGATGTAGCCATCTTTACTTTAGCTGTAGTTGGAGCATTATTAGGCTTTTTAGTATTCAATGCACACCCAGCAAAGGTCTTTATGGGTGATACTGGATCTCTAGCATTAGGTGGGGCGATAGCTGCAGTTGCTATTTTAACAAAAATGGAAATTTTACTTGTTATTATTGGAGGAGTTTTCGTTATCGAAACGATTTCTGTTATTCTTCAAGTAATTTCCTTTAAATTAACAGGAAAACGTATTTTTAAAATGAGTCCACTGCATCATCATTATGAATTAAAAGGATGGTCTGAGTGGCGAGTGGTAACAACATTTTGGTTTGTAGGTCTTATCTTCGCTGCTTTAGGCATTTATATTGAGGTGTGGTTAACATGAAAAAACAATTTGATTTTCCTTATGAAAATATTCTTGTTTTAGGCTTAGCAAAAAGTGGAACCGCTGCGGCTAAATTCTTACTAGAAAATGGTAAAAATGTCTGTATTAATGATCTTCAAGCAACTGAAAATGACGTAATGATTCAAGAATTAACAAAAATGGGAGCGAAAGTTGTGTTAGGCTCCCACCCACTTGATATCTTAAATAATGTCGATATCATTGTAAAAAATCCAGGCATACCATATCATATCCCATTGCTGAAAGAAGCAATGGAGCGAAAAATTCCGATTGTCACTGAAATTGAGATAGCTAGTAGTATTACAGAAGGTGCCATTATTGGAATTACAGGATCGAATGGAAAAACAACAACCTCTACATTGATTTATCAAATGCTGAAGCATGATCAGCAAGCAGTGAAAATTGCCGGAAATATTGGTGTAGTAGCAACAGAAGTGGCAAAAGATATGACAAAAGATGAAAAGATGGTTTTAGAACTATCTTCTTTCCAATTATTAGGCATTGAATCCTTTCGCCCACATATGGCTGTATTATTAAATATTTATGAGGCGCATTTAGATTATCACCATTCCATAGAGCATTATGAACAGGCAAAGTTTAATATTTTTAAAAATCAGGAACAGACTGATTATCTAATATACAATGCTGATCAAGAAAGAATTGCCACAGCTGCGAAGCTTTCTAATGCTACACTAGTTCCATTCTCTACGAAACAAAAAGAAGTTTCAGGAGCTTGGACAGATAAGGAATATATTTATTTTAAGAATGAAAAGGTTATTGCAATTGATGAAATTGTGTTAGTTGGTGAGCATAACTTAGAAAATATTTTAGCAGCAGTTAGTGTAGCGAAATTAAATGATGTGAGTAATGAAAGCATTCAATATTTACTCAAGCATTTTACAGGCGTAGAGCACCGCTTACAATTTGTTCGAAAAGTAAATGAGCGCTTGTTTTACAATGATTCTAAAGCAACTAATATATTAGCTACAGAGGTTGCCTTAAAAGCATTTAACCAACCGACTATTCTTCTTGCAGGAGGGTTAGATCGAGGTACGGAATTTGATGAGATTATTCCGTTTCTAAAAAATGTAAAGCATATGATTTTATTCGGTCAAACAAAGGAAAAGTTAAAAATGATTGCTGAGAAGGCTGAGAAATCATTTGAATTAGTGGAAACTGTTGCAGAAGCAGTAGATCAAGCATATAAACATTCGGCAAATGGAGATGTCATTTTATTATCCCCTGCATGTGCAAGCTGGGATCAGTTTAAAACTTTTGAAGATAGAGGAAACATGTTTATCCAAGCTGTACATAAACTTTAGTATAGGGGACATGTTTATTCAAAAGTGAAATCATTATTTAATTCACTAAAACACCCCTAAATTAAAGCTATAAATAGGGGTGTTTTTTTGATGCGAAATATAACCACAAAGAACAAGCCAGATATTTATTTATTGTTTTTCGTAATTTTATTAGTTGGTATAGGGTTAATGATGATTTATAGTGCTTCTCATATCTGGGCAACAGATAAATTTGCTGATCCGTTTTATTTCGTGAAACGTCAAGGACTATTTGCTGTCCTTGGAATTGCTTTAATGTTTTTTGTGATGCAAATACATTATTTACAATGGAAAAAATATGTTTACATCATTTTGTTTCTATCCTATCTGCTCTTAATACTTGTATTAATCCCAGGAATAGGTATTGTTCGTGGAGGTGCACAAAGCTGGATTGGCATTGGAATTTTTAGTATTCAGCCTGCTGAATTTTCTAAGCTAGCACTGATTATCTTTTTATCTACATTTTTAACTTCAAAGAATACGGAAATAACTTCTTTAAAGAAAGGATTTATTCCTTCCTTATTTATTCTCTTTTCTACCTTTGGTTTTATTATGTTACAACCAGATTTAGGAACAGGTATCGTTTTAGTATTAACTTGTATGCTGTTAATTTTTATCGCTGGTGCAAAAATTTCCCACTTTTTAAGTTTAGCAGCTATGGGGGGAATTGCCTTTGTAGGGTTAATTTTATCTGCTCCTTATCGAATTAGTAGAATAACAGCCTTTCTAAATCCGTGGGAAGATCCCTTAGGTGACGGTTTCCAGATTATCCAATCTCTATATGCAATTGGTCCAGGTGGGTTATTAGGAGTAGGCTTTAAAAATAGTCTGCAAAAATATTTCTATTTACCAGAGCCACAAACTGATTTTATTTTCTCAATCTTTGCAGAGGAATATGGTTTTATTGGTGGGGTAGGTTTGTTAATATTATTTATACTAGTGTTATGGCGTGGAATCTATATTGCATTGAAAGCTCCAGATGCTTTTAGTAGATTTCTAGCATTTGGGATTGTAGGAATGATTACCATTCAGGTAATGATTAATATCAGTGTAGTAATTGGTTTGATTCCAGTAACTGGAATTACCCTGCCATTATTAAGTTATGGAGGCTCATCATTAGTTTTATGTTTATTTTCCATTGGAATTTTACTTAATATTAGTAAATTTACCAAGGATTATTAAAAAAAAGACGTTTTTAAAATAGATGTAATATATGTATCAACACTTCTTATGTTATAATAAAAAATAATTAAAATGTCATTAAGCTTCTTATTTATATGACAAAAATTAACTTTTAGAGATAAAGGAAGAAAATCGGATATGAAACAGGAAAAGATTGTTTCCATTGAGGATCGTATTCCTAAATTGAAGCAAGCTAGAAAGAAGAAAGCTAATCGTCGTCTGATTATTTATCTCTCAATCTTTTTTTTATTGATTGCTATTATTGTCTACATGCAATCCCCTTTAAGTCATATTAAAGTAATAAACGTAGAGGGAATCGAACATGTGGATGAACAAGAAATATTAAAAAGAAGTGAATTGAATACAGAAACGAATATTTGGACTGTTACGAAGAAATCTATTGAGCAACGTATTGAAAAGCATCCAGTAGTTTCAAATGTGGAGATTAGAAAAAAGTTGCCGAGCACAATAGAAATTAATGTAACAGAATTCGAAAGAGTAGGTTATGTATTTCAAGATAACGGGTATTATTTATTATTGGAGAATGGAAACATGTTATCAGAGCCCCAACAACCTACTGGCGATGCTCCTCTACTTCTTCAATTTACGGATGAATCCTATTTACAAAGAATGACAGAAGAGCTTAAAAATTTACCAAAAAGTATTTTGAATCTCATTTCCGAAATTTATTGGAATCCTGCTGAAGAGGATGAAAATAAAATCCTGCTTTATATGAATGATGGAATCATGGTAGATAGTTCTATTCGAGATTTTTCTGAGAAGATGAAAATATACCCATCCATCGCCGCACAAATAGAGCCAGGAAGTAAGGGAATACTACACATTGGTGTAGGTGCATATTTTGAAAAATTTGAATAGAAATGATTGAAACATTAAAGATGTATTACAAAATATGGGTATTTTAATCATTACCTTGAGTTTTGTCTAGTAAATTGTGTACTATATTAATATGTATATCAAATGTATATAAAATTAAAGATAACATCAGGATATGGATTCATACAACATAGATAGTGCTGATATAGGAGGTGCCCTTCATTGAATAATAGTGAACTAGTAGTGAGTTTGGATATAGGTACATCTGAAATTAAAGTTATAATTGGAGAAGTTTTAAATGATTCATTGAATATCATTGGTGTTGGTACCGCTGCATCAACTGGAATGAAGAAAGGTGCCATTGTTGATATCGATGAAACAGTTAATTCGATAAGAAAAGCTGTAGAGCAAGCAGAAAGAATGGTAGGAATAGAAATTAATCAAGTTGTTGTAGGGATTAATGGAAGTCATATTCAATTACACCCAACACATGGCGTTGTAGCTGTGCAAAATGAACAGCGTG contains the following coding sequences:
- the spoVE gene encoding stage V sporulation protein E yields the protein MRNITTKNKPDIYLLFFVILLVGIGLMMIYSASHIWATDKFADPFYFVKRQGLFAVLGIALMFFVMQIHYLQWKKYVYIILFLSYLLLILVLIPGIGIVRGGAQSWIGIGIFSIQPAEFSKLALIIFLSTFLTSKNTEITSLKKGFIPSLFILFSTFGFIMLQPDLGTGIVLVLTCMLLIFIAGAKISHFLSLAAMGGIAFVGLILSAPYRISRITAFLNPWEDPLGDGFQIIQSLYAIGPGGLLGVGFKNSLQKYFYLPEPQTDFIFSIFAEEYGFIGGVGLLILFILVLWRGIYIALKAPDAFSRFLAFGIVGMITIQVMINISVVIGLIPVTGITLPLLSYGGSSLVLCLFSIGILLNISKFTKDY
- a CDS encoding cell division protein FtsQ/DivIB produces the protein MKQEKIVSIEDRIPKLKQARKKKANRRLIIYLSIFFLLIAIIVYMQSPLSHIKVINVEGIEHVDEQEILKRSELNTETNIWTVTKKSIEQRIEKHPVVSNVEIRKKLPSTIEINVTEFERVGYVFQDNGYYLLLENGNMLSEPQQPTGDAPLLLQFTDESYLQRMTEELKNLPKSILNLISEIYWNPAEEDENKILLYMNDGIMVDSSIRDFSEKMKIYPSIAAQIEPGSKGILHIGVGAYFEKFE